In a genomic window of Deltaproteobacteria bacterium:
- a CDS encoding flavodoxin family protein yields the protein VQLSGKKIRGCLSCYKCFANQDKRCSVDDDLNPCLEKMMEADGIILGSPTYVASVSSEIKALIDRACLVSTANGALFRRKVGASVVAVRRAGSVSAFDTLNHFFLYSQMIVPGSSYWNMGIGLNPGDVEKDEEGINIMKNLGRNMAWLLKKINA from the coding sequence TCGTGCAGCTCTCGGGCAAGAAAATCCGGGGCTGCCTGTCCTGCTACAAGTGTTTCGCCAATCAGGATAAACGCTGCTCTGTTGACGACGATCTGAACCCATGCCTCGAAAAGATGATGGAGGCCGATGGGATCATCCTGGGCTCGCCAACATACGTGGCCAGCGTTTCCTCTGAGATAAAGGCCCTCATAGACCGGGCCTGCCTGGTCTCCACGGCCAACGGCGCGCTGTTCAGACGCAAGGTCGGCGCCTCGGTCGTGGCCGTGCGCCGGGCAGGCAGCGTCAGCGCCTTCGACACCCTCAACCATTTCTTTTTATACAGCCAGATGATCGTACCCGGCTCCAGCTACTGGAACATGGGCATCGGCCTTAACCCGGGAGACGTGGAAAAGGACGAGGAAGGCATAAATATTATGAAAAACCTGGGCCGAAACATGGCCTGGCTGCTTAAAA